A single genomic interval of Microbulbifer variabilis harbors:
- the hutH gene encoding histidine ammonia-lyase encodes MYQLEIDPGQLSLAQLRRVARESVQLSLAKSAYPAIEASAHTVAQVITEGRTVYGINTGFGLLANTRIEKHDLENLQRAIVLSHAAGTGNFMSEATVRLLMVLKINSLARGFSGVRPQVIEALMQLVNAGVYPAIPEKGSVGASGDLAPLAHMSVVLLGEGEVFIKGERKSAHEGLKAAGLEPITLAPKEGLALLNGTQASTAFALLGLFASEDLFAGALVTGAITLEAAKGSRRPFDDRIHNARGQQAQRDVAAIYRDLLGETSQIGDSHQFCEKVQDPYSLRCQPQVMGACLQQMRFAAEVLLAEANGVSDNPLVFTDEENPDNSDIISGGNFHAEPVAMVADNLALALAEIGSLSERRMALLIDSNLSGLPPFLVENGGVNSGFMIAQVTSAALASENKSMAHPACVDSLPTSANQEDHVSMATFAGRRLRDMADNTCGILAVELLAACQGLDFRAPLKSTEKLEAAKAKLRARVPFYDKDRYFAPDIEEAKQLLSSGAYLESIDPALLPSSH; translated from the coding sequence ATGTATCAATTGGAAATCGATCCCGGTCAATTGAGCCTTGCGCAACTGCGCCGCGTAGCCCGCGAGTCGGTGCAGCTGTCCCTGGCGAAAAGCGCCTATCCCGCTATTGAAGCCTCTGCCCACACCGTTGCCCAGGTTATTACCGAAGGGCGAACGGTATACGGAATTAATACCGGTTTTGGTTTATTGGCCAACACCCGTATTGAAAAGCACGACCTGGAAAACCTGCAACGCGCTATCGTACTGAGCCATGCCGCCGGTACCGGCAACTTTATGAGTGAAGCCACCGTGCGTCTGCTGATGGTGTTGAAAATCAACTCGCTCGCGCGCGGCTTCTCCGGCGTGCGCCCGCAGGTTATCGAAGCTTTAATGCAACTGGTCAATGCCGGTGTCTACCCCGCTATCCCTGAGAAAGGCTCTGTCGGCGCTTCTGGCGATTTGGCGCCGCTGGCTCATATGAGCGTGGTACTTCTCGGTGAAGGGGAAGTATTTATCAAGGGCGAGCGCAAGAGTGCTCACGAAGGCCTCAAAGCTGCGGGGCTAGAGCCCATTACCCTTGCTCCCAAAGAGGGCCTCGCCCTGCTAAATGGCACCCAGGCTTCTACCGCCTTTGCCCTGCTCGGCCTGTTCGCCAGTGAAGACCTGTTCGCTGGCGCCCTGGTAACCGGTGCCATTACCCTGGAAGCCGCCAAGGGCTCACGCCGCCCCTTCGATGATCGTATTCACAACGCCCGCGGCCAACAGGCTCAGCGCGACGTAGCGGCAATTTATCGGGACCTGCTCGGTGAAACCAGCCAGATCGGTGATTCCCACCAGTTCTGTGAAAAAGTGCAGGACCCCTACTCCCTGCGCTGTCAGCCTCAGGTCATGGGTGCCTGCCTGCAGCAGATGCGCTTCGCTGCCGAAGTATTGTTGGCCGAGGCAAATGGTGTTTCCGATAACCCGCTGGTATTTACCGATGAGGAAAATCCGGATAACTCCGACATTATTTCCGGTGGTAACTTCCACGCAGAGCCTGTTGCTATGGTCGCCGACAACCTGGCGCTGGCATTGGCAGAAATCGGCTCTCTATCCGAGCGTCGCATGGCGCTGCTGATCGACAGTAACCTATCGGGCCTGCCTCCCTTCCTGGTGGAAAATGGCGGGGTGAACTCCGGCTTTATGATCGCCCAGGTCACCTCAGCGGCACTTGCCAGTGAGAACAAATCCATGGCGCACCCTGCCTGCGTGGACTCACTGCCCACCTCCGCCAACCAGGAAGACCATGTATCCATGGCCACCTTTGCCGGCCGTCGCCTAAGGGATATGGCCGACAATACCTGTGGCATCCTGGCGGTAGAGCTACTCGCGGCCTGCCAGGGATTGGATTTCCGCGCGCCGTTAAAATCCACGGAAAAACTGGAGGCCGCCAAGGCAAAACTTCGCGCCCGAGTACCTTTCTATGACAAGGACCGCTACTTTGCCCCGGATATTGAAGAGGCAAAGCAGTTGCTGAGCAGCGGCGCCTACCTGGAATCCATTGATCCAGCCCTGCTCCCAAGCAGTCATTAA
- the hutC gene encoding histidine utilization repressor, producing MNTASEPRYAAIKRHIRQNIENGSWPVHFQVPSENQLAQEFGVSRMTARRALSELTDERVLMRSQGLGTFVAEPVPAGSLLEVRNIADEISARGHSYSNRILLAQHCMANAEVARALEVPEQAKVFHTIIVHCDNGVPIQWEERFTNPALAPEYLQQDFAHTTPNAYLSRVAPLTEADTTVEAISAEASIAYALEIATGDACLQVWRRTKSSAGTVSFARLVHPGKRYRLGAQLRF from the coding sequence ATGAATACTGCAAGCGAACCCCGCTACGCGGCGATCAAGCGCCATATCCGGCAAAACATCGAAAACGGCAGCTGGCCCGTGCATTTCCAGGTGCCCTCAGAAAATCAGCTGGCGCAGGAATTCGGTGTCAGCCGTATGACCGCCAGACGCGCTTTAAGTGAATTGACCGATGAGCGGGTACTGATGCGCTCCCAGGGACTCGGTACATTTGTGGCCGAACCAGTACCGGCTGGCTCCCTGTTAGAAGTGCGCAATATTGCTGATGAAATTTCAGCACGCGGCCACAGCTACAGCAATCGAATTTTGCTGGCACAACATTGTATGGCTAACGCCGAAGTAGCCCGTGCCCTGGAAGTGCCGGAACAGGCCAAGGTTTTTCACACCATTATTGTGCACTGTGATAACGGCGTTCCCATTCAGTGGGAAGAACGCTTTACCAATCCGGCCCTGGCTCCCGAATACTTACAACAGGATTTCGCCCACACCACGCCAAACGCCTATCTTTCCAGAGTCGCACCATTGACCGAGGCGGATACCACGGTTGAGGCAATCTCAGCAGAAGCTTCTATTGCCTACGCACTGGAGATCGCCACCGGCGATGCCTGCCTACAGGTGTGGCGGCGTACCAAGAGTAGCGCCGGTACTGTGAGCTTTGCCCGCCTGGTGCACCCGGGTAAACGCTACCGCCTGGGGGCTCAGCTGAGATTCTAA
- the hutU gene encoding urocanate hydratase, translated as MSADKRHDPSRKIRAPRGSELNAKSWLTEAPLRMLMNNLDAEVAERPEDLVVYGGIGRAARDWECYDKIVEVLKRLEDDETLLVQSGKPVGVFKTHADAPRVLIANSNLVPHWANWEHFNELDKKGLAMYGQMTAGSWIYIGSQGIVQGTYETFAAVARKHFNGEAKGKWILTGGLGGMGGAQPLAATMAGFSMIAVECDETRIDFRLRTGYVDKKATSLDEALQMIEAAMEKGEAISVGLLGNAADIFPEIVKRNILPDSVTDQTSAHDPLNGYLPQGWTMEYAAEMRKKDEAAVVKAAKQSMAVQVEAMLELQKRGAATLDYGNNIRQMALEEGVENAFDFPGFVPAYIRPLFCEGVGPFRWAALSGNPEDIYKTDAKVKELIPDNPQLHNWLDMARERIHFQGLPARICWVGLKDRARLALAFNEMVANGELEAPVVIGRDHLDSGSVASPNRETEAMMDGSDAVSDWPLMNALLNTASGATWVSLHHGGGVGMGFSQHSGVVIVCDGTEAARKRIERVLWNDPATGVMRHADAGYEIAKKCAKEQGLDLPMLND; from the coding sequence ATGTCCGCTGATAAACGCCACGACCCCAGCCGCAAAATCCGCGCGCCTCGCGGCAGTGAGCTCAATGCCAAAAGCTGGCTCACCGAAGCTCCCCTGCGCATGTTGATGAACAACCTGGACGCCGAGGTAGCTGAACGCCCGGAAGACCTGGTGGTTTACGGTGGTATCGGCCGCGCCGCGCGGGATTGGGAGTGCTACGACAAAATTGTCGAGGTGCTGAAGCGCCTGGAAGACGACGAAACCCTGCTGGTGCAGTCCGGCAAGCCCGTCGGAGTCTTTAAAACCCACGCCGATGCACCTCGGGTATTAATTGCCAATTCCAACCTGGTACCCCACTGGGCCAACTGGGAACACTTCAACGAGCTGGATAAAAAAGGCCTGGCCATGTACGGCCAGATGACTGCCGGCTCTTGGATTTATATCGGCTCCCAGGGCATCGTCCAGGGTACCTATGAAACCTTTGCCGCAGTCGCACGCAAACATTTTAATGGCGAAGCGAAAGGCAAATGGATTCTTACCGGCGGCCTCGGCGGCATGGGTGGCGCTCAGCCACTGGCGGCGACGATGGCCGGTTTCAGCATGATCGCCGTAGAGTGTGACGAAACTCGAATCGATTTCCGCCTGCGTACTGGCTATGTCGACAAAAAAGCCACCAGCCTCGACGAAGCCCTGCAAATGATTGAAGCCGCGATGGAAAAAGGTGAAGCCATTTCCGTTGGCTTGCTGGGCAACGCAGCAGATATTTTCCCGGAAATTGTAAAACGTAATATTCTGCCGGATTCGGTTACCGACCAGACTTCCGCACACGATCCTTTAAATGGCTACCTGCCCCAGGGCTGGACCATGGAATACGCTGCGGAGATGCGCAAGAAAGATGAAGCCGCAGTAGTAAAGGCAGCCAAACAGTCTATGGCGGTTCAGGTTGAAGCCATGCTGGAGCTGCAAAAGCGCGGAGCCGCGACCCTCGACTACGGCAACAATATTCGCCAGATGGCTCTCGAGGAAGGTGTAGAAAATGCCTTCGATTTTCCCGGCTTTGTACCCGCTTATATTCGCCCTCTGTTCTGCGAAGGTGTAGGTCCTTTCCGCTGGGCAGCCCTGTCCGGCAACCCGGAAGATATCTACAAGACCGATGCCAAGGTTAAAGAACTGATTCCCGACAATCCACAGCTGCACAACTGGCTCGATATGGCCCGCGAGCGGATTCACTTCCAGGGACTGCCCGCACGTATCTGCTGGGTGGGCCTGAAAGATCGCGCGCGCCTGGCACTGGCATTTAACGAGATGGTAGCCAACGGTGAATTGGAAGCACCGGTAGTGATCGGCCGCGACCACCTCGACAGCGGCTCTGTAGCGAGCCCCAACCGCGAAACTGAAGCCATGATGGATGGCTCCGACGCTGTCTCCGACTGGCCGCTGATGAATGCCCTGCTGAACACTGCCTCCGGCGCTACCTGGGTATCCCTGCATCACGGTGGTGGCGTAGGCATGGGCTTCTCCCAGCACTCTGGGGTGGTCATTGTCTGTGACGGTACCGAAGCTGCGCGCAAACGTATCGAACGGGTTCTCTGGAATGATCCCGCCACCGGCGTAATGCGCCACGCCGATGCCGGTTACGAGATTGCAAAAAAATGTGCAAAAGAGCAGGGCCTGGACCTGCCCATGCTGAACGACTGA
- the hutI gene encoding imidazolonepropionase, translating to MTERCDLLITNVNAATMDPSIAGGYGAVEDAAVAVTGGKIVWLGPRRELPDCAPDKVIDGEGQWLTPGLIDCHTHLVYGGHRAGEFARRLGGESYEEVARSGGGIISTVRATRAASAEELYRLSEPRLRALMSEGATTVEIKSGYGLDLDTELKQLRTARRLAQHNSVEIVTTCLAAHALPPEYDGRADEYIDLICEQILPAVAREQLADAVDMFCETIGFTVEQCQRVIDAAKQLDMPIKVHAEQLARTGATEMATKASALSVDHIEYISDADVLAMAESGTVAVLLPGAFYTLRETQMPPVEKLREAGVCMALSTDLNPGSCPIGSLRLMMNMGCNLFGLTPAEALAGVTRAAARALGLCCSRGVLRPGLRADMVLWPMDTPDQLAYEFGALKPAQIFLGGKDVTAG from the coding sequence ATGACAGAACGCTGTGACCTACTGATTACGAATGTGAACGCCGCTACCATGGACCCTTCGATTGCCGGGGGCTACGGTGCTGTAGAGGATGCCGCAGTGGCGGTAACCGGCGGCAAGATTGTTTGGCTGGGGCCGCGTCGCGAGTTACCGGACTGTGCTCCAGATAAGGTGATCGACGGTGAGGGGCAGTGGTTGACACCGGGCCTGATCGATTGCCATACCCATCTGGTTTACGGCGGTCACCGCGCTGGAGAATTTGCCCGCCGCCTGGGCGGGGAGAGCTATGAAGAAGTAGCCCGTTCTGGTGGTGGCATTATTTCCACTGTGAGGGCCACTCGTGCCGCCAGTGCTGAGGAATTATACCGTTTGTCGGAGCCGCGCCTTCGCGCCTTGATGTCCGAGGGGGCCACCACTGTCGAGATCAAATCCGGCTATGGCCTGGATCTGGATACGGAGCTGAAACAGCTGCGCACCGCTCGCCGTTTGGCGCAGCACAATTCGGTAGAAATCGTTACCACCTGTTTGGCCGCTCACGCCCTGCCGCCGGAATACGATGGTCGTGCCGATGAATATATCGATTTGATTTGCGAGCAGATATTGCCGGCAGTCGCGCGCGAGCAACTGGCCGATGCGGTGGATATGTTCTGCGAAACCATCGGCTTTACCGTAGAGCAGTGTCAGCGGGTAATTGATGCCGCCAAGCAGTTGGACATGCCCATTAAAGTGCATGCCGAGCAGCTGGCACGCACTGGCGCCACTGAGATGGCAACCAAAGCCAGCGCCCTCTCCGTAGATCATATTGAATATATTAGCGATGCGGATGTGCTGGCCATGGCTGAAAGCGGCACCGTGGCAGTTTTGCTCCCTGGAGCTTTTTATACATTGCGCGAGACCCAGATGCCACCGGTAGAGAAACTGCGCGAGGCGGGGGTTTGCATGGCTTTGTCCACAGACCTGAATCCCGGTAGCTGCCCTATCGGTTCTCTGCGGTTAATGATGAATATGGGCTGCAACCTATTTGGCCTTACCCCAGCGGAGGCGTTGGCCGGGGTGACTCGCGCAGCCGCGCGGGCCTTGGGGCTCTGCTGTTCCCGCGGAGTACTGCGGCCCGGATTGCGCGCAGATATGGTGTTATGGCCGATGGATACCCCAGATCAGTTGGCCTATGAATTTGGCGCGCTGAAACCCGCACAGATTTTCCTGGGAGGTAAAGATGTTACAGCTGGCTGA